The following is a genomic window from Rhododendron vialii isolate Sample 1 chromosome 9a, ASM3025357v1.
ATGTGTCTAGTTCTGTTAATTTGCTAGCAATCTTCTATGTAACTGTAGATATGCACAGATTCCTTATTACGTAAATGTACCCAGATATTCATGTATGCCGGGGTATCCATAGTTGAGTGGTATATGTGCAAAGGTAAAAACGTGGTACtgtttggatttgaatttggaaaagaaggTAATAACTCAATTTTGGTGCTACATTCGCCAGCACTTTGGTGTACTTGGGTGCATGACTGTTTTTTATTGAGGATTGCAAATATTAACGAGACATACTTTTGCGCCTCGAGACCCTGAACTACTACTGTTTCAGGGTTAGAACTTTTGTTGGTTGTGTTTTCTTGTTTCAAACTGGCTTTTGCATGATTATTGTTTGTCATTCGTGTTATTTCGTCGACGGTAGAGCATTTTGCTACTGTTCCTGTTGTCGTTTTCCATGGGTTATAGATTTACCAAATAGAATATATCTTCTCAAAAGATTCGATCAAAGGGATACAGGAATAAGATAGAAATATATCTCCCATAAACATTCCGTACTTTGTATAAACGACGTGGTATATGGTATAGATAGTAGCTTGCGCTGGCTTTATGGGTGTAGATTTGGAACCTAGCTACTATGATTGATCTGCTTCCTTTTGGCGAAATGTTGACATATTTCCTGATGAAGGAGCGTTTCTCTGGTGGACTGGAGAGCGGTCAGGTAATTTGATGCCTGATTACTTTGTCGGCTTTGAGCTCAGAGTGCCTCAGACATTATTGTAAACGCTTTAGTGATGCAGGGAAGCGTATGAAAACAAGAACAGACACGAGAACAAAACTCACAAACTCACAATATAGAGAAAGCTCTCTGTTTTCTTATTATTCAAACTCAACCGAATTGCTTTCTTATTATTCAAACTCAACCGAATTGCCCGAAGGCTTACAATGCTTATTTATAGGCTACTAGGATCAAGCTAATTAGGAAACAAATAACCAAAGGGCAATACTTGCCAATTAAGAAAAAGAtctaattaccaaaaataaaaatatgacttATTCCTAATATTAATTCCCAGAGAATTATtaccaaaacaagcggcattgcAAAAGAAGTTTCCTATTAAAAGATACTCAAATAAAATATTCTCTTactagaaaatcaaatcaaatcttttcCCATATATGTGAAGATTTGGAGGACTCCTAGGAATTGTGGTTCTAGAATGATTGACCAAATAGAGGGCCTCAATCATGGGTCGCTCCTCCACTAGTACTAAAGTCCTTGGACTGTTTCGCTCAAACCGGCCAATATAATCAAGTGCGATCACTTCTGCATCATTTAGAGAGGTCTCTGAGGTGAGTTTTACCCGTCTAGGGTTGGTATAGGCTTCTAGCCAATACTGAGATTCCCTTAGCAAGAGGTCAGCTAGATAGATTGGTGGAGTTTTTTTCTACACTGGAGAGGAAGGGATCTAGACTGTGGGATGGGGATGAAGATACCATTGGGGTTATGTGGGAACAAGACGATGAAAGATAAGAAGGGAAATAGGTCTGACAATGTTTAATTCAATTTAGGGATCAGCGATGGCCAGAAAGCTCCATTAAAAGCTGGTGAAGCAGCAGGTAGGGGACTGTGATGTTGAAGTGGAACTGTGGAAGCTTCTTCATGATTAAAATTTCTAGCTATGTGCGATGGTGCTTGGTTGGGAGGTGTCAGTGAGTCGAGTGACATTGTTTTGCTGGTTCCTGAGCAAAGGAGGGACTCAAGTTTGATAATCCATTGGTTTCTTGGGCTCTGGCAGGGCTCTACTTAAAGCAATTTGCTTGTTTGAAACGAGTTTGGATTAGGAGCTTTGTGTCTCTGCTCCATTTGTGAAGTGTAAAATACTTGGCACGGGCCTGCCTTAGAATCAGGCAAATTCTTGGCACGGACCTTAGGATCAATAGATGTGTTAATCCCAAGTTGAGTCGCGGGGTGTTACAACTTGCTACATCTACGTGGTTAAGAGCATTCATTTGGCAGTTTTCTTTAACACGCAGAGCGCAATGGTCTGATTGTTCTATGGCTCTTCGAAAACGAATTTCCTGTCTGCTCTTTTGGGTGAAATCCAACTTCCAAGTTTTATGTTGAAAAATGAACACGGCACTTGTTCCTTTGTACATAGAAGACAACTGCAGATTTGCCAGGTCAAGCTCATCTGCACTTGATTCTTTAGGTGATAAATCCATGTTGCATCCCTTATTGCACCGGTCTATTTCCAGTCATCGCATTTTTTGAGAGTTTAACTAACCTGGATTGCGTCTATAATCCGAGTTCAGATTCAGGAATTCTTTTTGTTTGCACGGAAGAATTCTGTGCCTTCCCACATCCAAATCTTGTCATAGTTATAGATGTTAATTCTTTTCAATTCTTCTTGGTTCAGTTCTGCTGTCATAGTTCTTCTCTGTTTTCTCAACCGGTTTGATCGTTTGCGTAAGTAGTCAGCCCTGTAGTCACCGGAGCATTCACCGGTGACTACAACAATAGGCCCCAACAATATAAATTCTCCAAAAGATTAGAAAGAAGCAGCAGCAAGAAATTGTTGTATGTgttaaagtttcaaaaaatcaacaagAATACCCCTGGAAGACTCTCTTCAATGTAGGGATTACAGAAAGAATAAAGAAAACAGAGAATTACCAACAGAAGAATCAGTCAATCAAAAAACAGCGCAACTAGTGATGTGATCAGATGCCAGAAGTGTACGGCACGGTGGTGGCCGGCAACCACGATCTGCCGGCGATGAAATTAGCGACACTGAACCTTGACGCCTCGGTCGCTCTAGTCATTACTCGGTAGCCACCCCACTTCACTCTGCGACGGGTCGAAGACCCGGGACCCAAATTCATGTACTCCCCATAGTACAGAGTGTTCAGGGCGAAATTACCATCCCATGCTAACCACCCCGCCGGATCCACCAAGGAATCgagataagtacgtaaataaactGTACGCGAATACTGCTTCCAGGGTCGTCCCAAATACGTCTTGACTGAACTAAGCACCGGTCTCAGGTCCGATGCGGCCATGACACGAGAATTATGGATCGAAATGCCGGTGTTCTGGTTGGGATCGGTCCGCCCCTGTGCTGTCACGACGTTTTGTTGGCCCCTCAGGGGTTTGCGCGCGTAAATCATGCAGTTTTGGAAGACTACTGCCGCGTTTCCAAATATGAAATCGACCGTGCCGTAGATGTAGCATTCCTTGTAGAATTGTCGTTGTGAGTGGACGAAGAGCGTGTCTTGGTAACCCTCGAAGCTGCAACGGTAGAAAACGGAGTGATCGGAACCCGATCGGAGGGCTACGGCTTGGTAGTTTTGTGGTCCGGCTGTGTTGCGGAACGTTATATCGCGTGCTACGAATGCTTCACCGGTGACCGCTGCAGGTAAAAAGACATCGGTAATAATTAGTGATTGACTttattacttcctccgtcccataatatttgtccagtccgcaaaacgagaacgtaaaaataatatactttttgcaagaaaaatttaaattttttttaacaattcactagatatcgatgagttatgaaaaaagtttggattttttcttactttttttataaaagaaatgcattatttttaagtcctcattttgcggaccggacaatcattttgggacggaaggagtaggaATTAATGCGATTTGAAAGAATTTAGGTGAAAGGTTGATGCTTCTAGAGGCCGATTGAATTTTCATGGTGTAATAAATGAATAATATTGAATATTTCTTCACGACAGCAACGCTTTCCATGGTGTAATAAATGAATAATATTGAATATTATATTGAATATTTCTTCACGACAGCAACGCTTTCCATGGTGTAATAAATGAATAATATTGAATATTTCTTCACGACAGCAACGCTTTCTTAATTTACTGTTGCCTTTGTAATATGTGAAAAATAAACGCAATAGATCGAGAAATATAGACAATTATATCCAACattatttgtgtgtgtattttctttaTAGTATATGTCACGAATAGTGACGGCTGATATAAAAgtgttattcaaaaaaaattttgataagtATTACAGTATTTAATAGTTAGACTATTTTTCTATTAGAAATTGGTCTCTTTCATATTCTTCAAAacaaggttttgttttttttcaaaagctatATTCGAAACTGCAGTTAAATtaataggaaaaatattataaaagatcATTATTAGTTTTCTTATAAAAAGTCAATCAATTTGAAGGAGACTAGcgaattttcctttccttcatGGTTTTCCCCCGTCCCTTTTAGTAGCAATTTTCTTTATCAGTCACCGTGAGTCTAGGTTGaaaataaggagagagagagagagagagagagagagagcttaccAACTGTTGCTGAGTCGTAGGTGGTGGAACCTCCTCCCACACTGCGGCTTCCGGTGATAACGGTGTTTTTCAAGCCATCGCCGACCAACATAATATTCTTCATGTTAATACCAATCTCAATGTTCTCTCTGTAAACCCCACGCTTCACATGTATAACATACCTCCCACTCCCCCTCCTCTTAGCCGCCGCAGCCAGGGCGGCCTTAATGGTCCGGTAGTTTCCCGAGCCGTCTTGAGCCACCACGAGGTTCGCCCTCGTAGCTGTCCACGACTGCAACAGCTTCCGGTCACCGGGTGAAACCCAAGTCGGATAACCTTTTCTGTAAGTTTGTTTATGAGACGAGCCGTTATTGTGATCAATAGCCAAACTGTTGCAAATAAGCTTGGAGACATTATTAGACATCAACGGCCACACGAGGTCCGAAACGCCCAGCTCCACAAACCCGGCCCGACACGTGTCGAGGTTGGTCAGGGCAGTGCTGAGCCACGTCTGAGCGTCGGAGTTGGAGCATTTCCGGCTCAGTGTCTGGTTAAGGTGGAAAACGGTGCTCTCGTAAAGCTTCAAGCAATCAGCCCAGGCGCTCTTCTCGCGCTCGGTACGGCACTTAGAGCCAAGCTCCTTGTGGTGGGTCTCGGCGGTAAGCGCTCGTTCCATGGCTACTTGCATGGCCATCTTCTTGAACTCGGATTTTTGTTTGGGCGCAAAGTGGTGCGAGCCACGGGCCATGAAATACTTGCATGATTCGGGGTTCGGGGTTTCGTTGCACCACTGGTTTATGTCGTCGGAAGAGGCCGCCAGGGCAATCGACGAAGCACAAGAGAAAGATACGACTACTGTAAATAATGATA
Proteins encoded in this region:
- the LOC131300051 gene encoding pectinesterase 2-like, with product MATKLVLSLFTVVVSFSCASSIALAASSDDINQWCNETPNPESCKYFMARGSHHFAPKQKSEFKKMAMQVAMERALTAETHHKELGSKCRTEREKSAWADCLKLYESTVFHLNQTLSRKCSNSDAQTWLSTALTNLDTCRAGFVELGVSDLVWPLMSNNVSKLICNSLAIDHNNGSSHKQTYRKGYPTWVSPGDRKLLQSWTATRANLVVAQDGSGNYRTIKAALAAAAKRRGSGRYVIHVKRGVYRENIEIGINMKNIMLVGDGLKNTVITGSRSVGGGSTTYDSATVAVTGEAFVARDITFRNTAGPQNYQAVALRSGSDHSVFYRCSFEGYQDTLFVHSQRQFYKECYIYGTVDFIFGNAAVVFQNCMIYARKPLRGQQNVVTAQGRTDPNQNTGISIHNSRVMAASDLRPVLSSVKTYLGRPWKQYSRTVYLRTYLDSLVDPAGWLAWDGNFALNTLYYGEYMNLGPGSSTRRRVKWGGYRVMTRATEASRFSVANFIAGRSWLPATTVPYTSGI